From Nitrospiraceae bacterium, a single genomic window includes:
- a CDS encoding DUF2007 domain-containing protein: MKKLYVSQSLIDVESRKELLDQARIPATIKNQRSAMLGGEVPFVEVFPELWVLNDEDFDRARTLLKDWEYAKPLETTKWTCSGCGELHQKEFTTCWKCGLERR, encoded by the coding sequence ATGAAAAAACTGTACGTTTCGCAAAGCCTCATCGACGTGGAATCCCGAAAAGAGCTCTTGGATCAGGCCCGGATACCGGCCACGATCAAGAATCAACGCTCAGCGATGTTGGGAGGGGAAGTGCCATTTGTTGAAGTCTTCCCGGAATTGTGGGTGCTGAATGACGAGGATTTTGATCGCGCCCGGACCTTACTTAAAGACTGGGAGTATGCTAAACCTCTCGAAACAACGAAATGGACCTGCTCCGGATGCGGGGAATTGCATCAAAAAGAATTCACCACATGCTGGAAGTGCGGGCTGGAAAGACGGTAA